One window from the genome of Emys orbicularis isolate rEmyOrb1 chromosome 10, rEmyOrb1.hap1, whole genome shotgun sequence encodes:
- the ARPP19 gene encoding cAMP-regulated phosphoprotein 19 isoform X2 has translation MEDKVISPEKVEEAKLKARYPHLGQKPGGSDFLRKRLQKGQKYFDSGDYNMAKAKMKNKQLPTAAPDKTEVTGDHIPTPQDLPQRKPSLVASKLAG, from the exons ATGGAAGATAAGGTGATCAGTCCAGAAAAAGTTGAAGAAGCAAAATTGAAAGCAAGATATCCTCATCTAGGCCAAAAGCCTGGGGGTTCAGATTTCTTGAGGAAGAGGCTTCAGAAAGGA CAAAAATACTTTGATTCTGGGGATTACAACATGGCTAAAGCAAAAATGAAGAACAAGCAACTCCCTACCGCAGCTCCTGACAAGACAGAAGTGACTGGTGATCACATTCCCACTCCACAGGACCTTCCTCAGCGGAAACCATCTCTTGTTGCTAGCAAGCTGGCTGGCTGA
- the ARPP19 gene encoding cAMP-regulated phosphoprotein 19 isoform X1 produces MSAESPEPASAEEQKEMEDKVISPEKVEEAKLKARYPHLGQKPGGSDFLRKRLQKGQKYFDSGDYNMAKAKMKNKQLPTAAPDKTEVTGDHIPTPQDLPQRKPSLVASKLAG; encoded by the exons ATGTCCGCCGAGAGCCCGGAGCCCGCCTCGGCCGAGGAGCAGAAG GAAATGGAAGATAAGGTGATCAGTCCAGAAAAAGTTGAAGAAGCAAAATTGAAAGCAAGATATCCTCATCTAGGCCAAAAGCCTGGGGGTTCAGATTTCTTGAGGAAGAGGCTTCAGAAAGGA CAAAAATACTTTGATTCTGGGGATTACAACATGGCTAAAGCAAAAATGAAGAACAAGCAACTCCCTACCGCAGCTCCTGACAAGACAGAAGTGACTGGTGATCACATTCCCACTCCACAGGACCTTCCTCAGCGGAAACCATCTCTTGTTGCTAGCAAGCTGGCTGGCTGA